The window TTTGTTGAAGTCTTCGATGAAGAAGCCAGCAAGCAAACTGACGTGAAATGGCTGGCACAAGGTACTATCTACCCGGACGTCATCGAATCTGCGGCTTCTGCGACGGGCAAAGCGCACGTCATCAAGTCCCACCACAACGTGGGTGGCCTGCCGAAAGAGATGAAGCTGGGTCTGGTTGAGCCGCTGAAAGAGCTGTTCAAAGACGAAGTGCGTAAGATCGGTCTGGAACTGGGTCTGCCGTACAACATGCTGTACCGCCATCCGTTCCCAGGTCCAGGTCTGGGCGTACGCGTGCTGGGTGAAGTGAAGAAAGAATACTGTGACCTGCTGCGTCGTGCGGATGCGATCTTTATTGAAGAGTTGCACAAAGCCGACCTGTACAACAAAGTCAGTCAGGCATTCACCGTCTTCCTGCCGGTTCGTTCCGTGGGCGTGATGGGCGATGGCCGTAAATACGATTGGGTTGTCTCACTGCGTGCGGTAGAAACCATCGACTTTATGACCGCGCACTGGGCACACCTGCCATACGATTTCTTGGGCCGCGTATCCAACCGCATCATCAACGAAGTCGACGGCATCTCCCGCGTTGTTTATGACGTATCGGGCAAGCCACCGGCGACGATTGAGTGGGAATAAACCTGCGTCTGAAATAGCGTTGTACTCAACAGAAAAAAACCCGCGTAACTGCGGGTTTTTTTACGTCTGACTAAATCTTTCTACGTGGTTGAGCGACTGATATTTTTAATTATTGTGAGTATTGGGAATAAGCCGAACGCCTGCGGCTCTGGTGATTTCGGTGAGTGTAGTCAGCGTTGGATTACCATTTTCAGACAGCGTTCTGTATAGCTGTTGGCGAGACAGTCCCGACTTTTTGGCTATTTCTCCTACTCCGCCACGCGCTTCAACGACACGGCGTAACGCTGTCAGGAATGCAGCGATGCCACCTTCCTCATAAATATCTTCTAATGCTGTCTGGAGATATATTTCAGCGTACTCAGGATTTTCTCGTAGCTCCGCAACCATTGTATCATCGTGGCTAATGGCTTTTTCGAATTTAGTGGATTGGGTGATGATTGCCATGATGTTACCTCTTTTGATAATCCCGCCAGTATTGCACCGTTTTATCTAAATCTTTGCTTTGGCTTGATTTATCGCCACCGGTGACGAGCAAAATCATCTTATCGCCTTCTATCGCGTAATACACTCGATAATCTGGACCATAATCAACTCTGAGCTCCCAGACACCGTCTCTTTCAAACTTATGGTCGCCGAAATTTTTGGGTCTAGTTTACATAAATGACCATTTACAAAGTAGCCTAGAGGTTTTCAGAGCGATAGTTACCGTTTAACATCAATTTCCTATGTCGCTTAGTTACCAAGATACATGGATCCACCTTTAGGGAGGTATCCTTGCAGGAGTTTCATCCCATTGTTTACCCTAAAATGTGATATCAATTTGAGTAATAATAAAAATATATTGATTCGTTTTTTTTTATGCGTTTATTATAATTTTAACTATTAATGTTTAGGTGAAATTAATGATTTGCATATTTTGCCGTAATCCTTCGAATGATTCATGTAGTGTCGAGCATATAATTCCAGAATCACTAGGGAATCATACCCTTGTTTTACCCCCTGGTGTTGTTTGTGACTCTTGTAATAATTATTTCTCTAGGAAAGTAGAAAAACAATTTTTAGAGTCTCCTGCGATTAAATCTCTTAGGTTTCATGAGGAAATCTTAAGTAAGAAAGGAAAAATTCCATCTTTGGATGGAGTGTTAACCCCTGGTTTTCATGCAAAATTTTCTCGTGATCCGAAAAAAGATTCAATAACTTCAGTGTCTTTATCAGAGGATGCTTTACGTCATTTAGCATGCGAAGGTAAAGGAGTGTTTTTGTTATCCGCTGAGCCGCCATCACCTCTTGTACTGTCGAGATTTATGGCTAAGGTTGCACT is drawn from Pectobacterium aroidearum and contains these coding sequences:
- a CDS encoding addiction module antidote protein; the encoded protein is MAIITQSTKFEKAISHDDTMVAELRENPEYAEIYLQTALEDIYEEGGIAAFLTALRRVVEARGGVGEIAKKSGLSRQQLYRTLSENGNPTLTTLTEITRAAGVRLIPNTHNN
- a CDS encoding HNH endonuclease encodes the protein MICIFCRNPSNDSCSVEHIIPESLGNHTLVLPPGVVCDSCNNYFSRKVEKQFLESPAIKSLRFHEEILSKKGKIPSLDGVLTPGFHAKFSRDPKKDSITSVSLSEDALRHLACEGKGVFLLSAEPPSPLVLSRFMAKVALECMALRLIDYPDGLEYIATEIQLDVIREHARKGTIKEWPVSVRRIYEQGAQWVDENGNFVQRVHESDIIQTNSGEWYFILAIFGLELAINYGGPEIEGYYRWLEEHENVSPLYCKGDGL